The Arthrobacter caoxuetaonis DNA window GCCGGCAGGCAGTGCGGCTGGCCAGTGCCTGTTGCCTGGATCCTGTCCGATGCGTCACAAACAAGCCTGTTTTTGCGCGGCGGAAGACATCTATGAGTGGACCCGTGCAGCTCCATCCTCATGACTCCTGCCCGGGTCGGACCGCCTTACCGTCCCACCGGGAGCCAGCATCCCGGTCCGGCCCCACTCAGGAGACCTGTTTTGAGACCCCCAGCCATGCCCGTGCTCAGGAAGAGTTCCGGTGCTTTCGATATGCCATCCATCCTTACGGGGGTGGTCGTGGTCGGGATCCTGGCCGCCGGCGTCCTCGCAGCCATCTTCGGCGTCATCCCGTACACCCAGAACAACGGCGCCAAGCAGGACCTCTCCTCCATCCGCACCGCCGAAGGTGTAGCCAAGGCCAAGGACAACCGGTTCATGGACCACGCCGGCCTCCTGGACACCGGCTACCTGCAGCTGCCCAGCACGAAGAAGACCAAGGTCATGGCCGATGAGAAGGGCACCTGCTACGTCGCCCTGGCCAAATCCGGCACCGGCAAGATCTTCTACTCCACCGATGCCAACACCGACCCTGAACTCTTCGAAGCAGACACCGACCCCGGCTGCCTGCCGGCTGACAAGCTAGCCGAACTCATAGACTCCATTGGCGGGATCGAGAAGGCGGAGGGTCGTCCATCCAATCTGAAGCTGACTGCCATTTCCGCGCTGCAGGCGAAAGCCGTTTGGGACCGGGATAAGGGCGCCTCCGGCTACAAGGTTGAGTATCAGGTCGACGAGGGTGACTGGACCCTGCTTTCAGAGGACAGCGCCAGCACTACCGCTACCATGCGTGCGCTCCCGGAGCAGACCGTACGGATCCGCGTTGCAGCCATCAGGTCGACGGGTCTATCCGAGCCAGCAACGGCCGCCGTCAAGCTTCCTGATTCGACCCTCAAGAACCCAAGTTTCGAAGACAACCTGCAGTATTGGACAACCTCGGGAGGCATCAAAACCACCGCAGGGACGGTACAAACCGGGGCCCTCGCTGCTAGCCTCCCTCTGTATGCGAACCTGTACCAGGTGGTTTCCGTTCCTGACGACCGTCCGGTGCTGACCTTTGCCAGCCGAAGCAGGACTCAGGGAGTTACCCCGAAGGTCAACAACACGGTCGTAGCTACAGCCTCAGAGGACGTCGGCAACGGCTGGTACATCCACCACGGCGACATCAGCGCCTACGTCGGACAGACTGTGACGATTTCCTTCACCGGAAACTCCAGCCCCTCAGGACAGCTCGACGACGTCGATCTCGCACCGGCCTCAGCGCCATTTGCCCCCATCTCGGTTGCGGCCAGCTCTCGTCTCGGAACCGCCACGGCAACCTGGTCTTCACCGCCGTTCGACGGTGCAAGCCGACGCACTTCCTTCACGGCGACAGCATGGAAAGACGGCGACGTGGCGGAGCAGGTAACAGTCCCGGCTGACACCTTCAGTGCTACGTTCTCGACGTTGACTACCGGGGCCGAATACACGTTCACGGTTGCTGCAAAGAACAATCTGGGCATCTCCGAGGAGTCTGCACCGTACGGCCCTGTTGTGGTAATCCCCGGGGCCATCGCCAATCCGAGCTTCGAGCTTGGAGGCAGCGGCTGGAAACTTGGAGGGTTTGCAGTTTCAGCGACAGCTACCCCATTTGGGTCCTCTGCTCTGAAAGTCGACGACTATTCACGTACGACCACCCAGGTCATCACCGTCCCGGCTGATACCCCTGTACTGACCTACTGGAGTACCTATAGCGGCATCAAGGTAAAGGCCGGCAGCGTCACGCTGCCTCAGCACACAACCGGCAAGACCAGCGGCTCATGGACCCAGTACAAAGTCGACCTCTCCGCCTACGCAGGTGCACCCATGACGCTGGGAGTCACCGGAGCTCTGGCAGGCAACCAGTACGCGGACAACTTTGAACTGAACCGTGCCACAGTCGCCGATGCCCCGACCTCCGTCCTCGCCATGTCGAAGCTCGGCGACGCGGGGGTGAGCTGGGTGGGTCCTGCATACAACGGCGGGGCACCGATAACCCATTTCCGGGTGGATGCCTGGAATGGTGGGCATGTCAGAGCCAGCCTGGAAGCTGCCCCTACAGCCAAGAGCGTGACAATGACAGGCCTGTCGGCAGGCGAAAAGTACATCTTCACTGTCACTGCAGTGAACTCAGTTGGAGAATCCGCCTCACCGGCATCACGAGAAATCGGGATACTGAAAACGCCCATTGCCAACCCCGGTTTTGAGGACG harbors:
- a CDS encoding fibronectin type III domain-containing protein; this translates as MPSILTGVVVVGILAAGVLAAIFGVIPYTQNNGAKQDLSSIRTAEGVAKAKDNRFMDHAGLLDTGYLQLPSTKKTKVMADEKGTCYVALAKSGTGKIFYSTDANTDPELFEADTDPGCLPADKLAELIDSIGGIEKAEGRPSNLKLTAISALQAKAVWDRDKGASGYKVEYQVDEGDWTLLSEDSASTTATMRALPEQTVRIRVAAIRSTGLSEPATAAVKLPDSTLKNPSFEDNLQYWTTSGGIKTTAGTVQTGALAASLPLYANLYQVVSVPDDRPVLTFASRSRTQGVTPKVNNTVVATASEDVGNGWYIHHGDISAYVGQTVTISFTGNSSPSGQLDDVDLAPASAPFAPISVAASSRLGTATATWSSPPFDGASRRTSFTATAWKDGDVAEQVTVPADTFSATFSTLTTGAEYTFTVAAKNNLGISEESAPYGPVVVIPGAIANPSFELGGSGWKLGGFAVSATATPFGSSALKVDDYSRTTTQVITVPADTPVLTYWSTYSGIKVKAGSVTLPQHTTGKTSGSWTQYKVDLSAYAGAPMTLGVTGALAGNQYADNFELNRATVADAPTSVLAMSKLGDAGVSWVGPAYNGGAPITHFRVDAWNGGHVRASLEAAPTAKSVTMTGLSAGEKYIFTVTAVNSVGESASPASREIGILKTPIANPGFEDGAAGWTFYKSGIAAGGHSGGSSLVLSGYDSEASQSLTVPADKPVLSFWSKGRASHLIGSSSKSAVATGNTDGVWAEYHLDLSSYAGKTILYSTRSSGGTYQLDDYEFVAK